The Pseudopipra pipra isolate bDixPip1 chromosome 8, bDixPip1.hap1, whole genome shotgun sequence sequence AATAGAGGCTTGTTTCAAAGTCTTTGAATCCAGGTCTAAAACACATCATTGCTTGGATATATAGAGTTTAACATTCGTCCTGTATTAAAGCCAATGACTTAGTTTAGAAATGTAGACCCAAATCTGGGTTCAGACTTCAAATCATCATAAAGTCTATATGATTTTATCCAGGTCACTGTGTACTGgccattttatttaattttatgtaatataattacattttatgTAATACAGTCTTGGCTTGAGAGTCTAAATGAAAGCATTTCTGCAAGTAGCACATGGAGGCAAATAAGAGGGAACCATTTTGTATAGCAGGAAGGGACCTGATTCTGCACTGGCATTAGCTTTACCATGTGTTATCTTGTATGACACAAGAggtgtttctgatttttttgtttgtgtcaATGACAGGGTCAGTATCTGCATCCATCCACGATTCTGCCTTTGCAAAACTCATcattttttgtctgtttctgCAGAGTTGAGATGCCAAGAATGCGACCGAGTCTTTAAATGTGAGCATTCCTACCTATCCCATGTCCGTTTCCTCTGTGTCCCAGAGAAGAGTGCCCTGCTGTGGAGGAACTTCCAGAACCCTAAGACTGAAAAGAGCAACTTAGCTGAGCAGACCACAAATTTCCACAGTCTGGCAAGGGATCTAGAAGTCAAAATGGCAGCTTGTAAAGACGATGCACATGGTCTTGTTGGAGAAAGGAGAGCAAAATCTGAAGAGGCTGAGAACAACAGGAGCAGGAAAACAGTGTTGTTGGAGAAAACCAATAATCTGACTGAGGAACGTAACTGTGGGGGCAAGGAAGAGGTTGGAGGAGAAAATGCATTGGCTGGTTCTTTCTGGAAGCTTAGTTCAGGGAGGCAGTCAGCTAGGAAGGATGTTTTAGAGCAGAAGCAGAGTGCTTTCACTGAGGTCAGGAGGATGAAGGAGAAGCTGAGGCATGAGAAACTGAAGGAGCCAGAGCAGGAGGATGGCACGGTCCCAGGTAGTAAAGAGCAGGTATCAAAGGAAGTGTTGGTGAACTCCTCTGGTAGTGCGTTCTCCTTTGTTTGGCCCACCAGAGCTCGAGGAGAACAGAAGAGTGCTTTCAGCAAACCCAGTAAGCGTCTAACAGAAAGAGCTGCAATAAATTCTTCTAATCCCATGAGTGAGTCAGCAAAGAGCCTGGGGGAGCTGTCTGGCTTCATTGCCACCACAGACATCATGTGCTGCAGCACTCTTCTCAATTCCAAGTTCTTTGTCAGTGATTTGTGTAATGCTCAGATGCTGCAGACAAGCATCACTCGGAGCAATGTTTTCCCATATACCTCAGAACCGTGGCCCAAACAAGCAGGAGGGCAGTTACAAAACACAACCaccacttcttcctcctcctcctcctcttccttgaCTCTTCTTCCCCCCACCTTCACATCCTTTGGAGTGGCTGCCCAGAACTGGTGTGCCAAATGCAACCTGTCCTTTCGCATGACATCTGATTTAGTCTTCCACATGCGGTCACATCACAAAAAAGAATACTCCTCAACTGAATCCCAGTGCAagaggagacgagaggagaAGCTAACATGTCCCATTTGTCATGAGTACTTCCGAGAACGCCATCATTTATCCCGACACATGACTTCTCATAATTAGAGCTGTGCAGACAGATGTCACCAAGGGACTGGGCAGGTTGTATAAAGAAGGGAATCATTGTTCACTTATATACTTTTTGGGTTTACATTAATTTCTTGCAGGAAATCACTGTTTACAATAATTTATAATAGATGCTTtgcaaaaaaattataaaatgtttACAAGAATATGAGTGGCTTGTAAGTTTTGAAAACTCAACCTAGCCCTTGTCAACTTATTTTTGAGGAAATAAAATAGTGAAATGAATGTGCATGCAGTGTTACTTTGCAGagtagg is a genomic window containing:
- the ZNF488 gene encoding zinc finger protein 488 codes for the protein MELTSLPKFLWTSDNKLLHHHFPDILATVHTTQDIPEEVVFGPCMLQNTLLDTVAFIALKCSDRRNIHYVFKVDVTSVHSPTGLPWMRLVQAAANSKEQNLEAYLENSQLYYRSTRKINKNEELLVWYDDELSSLLGFNEIKPQSPQNELRCQECDRVFKCEHSYLSHVRFLCVPEKSALLWRNFQNPKTEKSNLAEQTTNFHSLARDLEVKMAACKDDAHGLVGERRAKSEEAENNRSRKTVLLEKTNNLTEERNCGGKEEVGGENALAGSFWKLSSGRQSARKDVLEQKQSAFTEVRRMKEKLRHEKLKEPEQEDGTVPGSKEQVSKEVLVNSSGSAFSFVWPTRARGEQKSAFSKPSKRLTERAAINSSNPMSESAKSLGELSGFIATTDIMCCSTLLNSKFFVSDLCNAQMLQTSITRSNVFPYTSEPWPKQAGGQLQNTTTTSSSSSSSSLTLLPPTFTSFGVAAQNWCAKCNLSFRMTSDLVFHMRSHHKKEYSSTESQCKRRREEKLTCPICHEYFRERHHLSRHMTSHN